One Chloroflexota bacterium genomic window, ATTTGACCGGTAGTCTCGTCATCGCGCGTTACAACGTGAGCGCGAATCCCAACCTCGCCGACGTGAACAGCGAACAAATCCTGCTGACGATTCCTCATCCGACGTACCAGAACCACGACGGTGGACAATTACAATTCGGCGCAGACGGATTCTTGTACATCGGCACTGGCGACGGAGGTTCGGGCGGCGATCCCAACAACAACGCGCAAAATCCGAATTCGTTGCTCGGCAAGCTTCTGCGGATCAACGTCGAGCCACCCAGTCAGACCTCAGGTTCCAGCATCAACGGATCCTTTGTGTATTTCTTTCCGTTCATCGCTAAATTGTTCACGGCGCCACTCACATACACGATCCCCACGACGAATCCATTCACACAAACCGTCGGCTATCGCGGCGAGATTTGGGCGGTGGGCTTGCGCAATCCGTGGCGCTTTTCGTTTGATCGTCAAACGAATGATTTGTACATCGGCGATGTCGGGCAAAATCAGTGGGAAGAGATTGATTTTCAACCGGCATCCAGCGCGGGCGGCGAAAATTATGGCTGGCGCATTCTCGAAGGAACGCATTGCTACAACCCGTCGTCGGGTTGCGTCGCGCCGAGCGCGTACTCCGCACCCGTCGCCGAGTACAGCCACTCGCTCGGCTGCTCGGTGACCGGCGGATACGTGTATCGCGGCAGTATCAGCGCGATGCAAGGGATTTACTTTTACGGCGATTATTGCAGTGGGCGGATCTGGGGTTTACAAAAAGATGGCGCGACCTGGGTCACGCAACAACTCAAACAACAGATCATCAACATTTCGACGTTTGGCGAAGACCAAGCCGGCAATCTGTACGTCGGCGCATACGACGGAACGATCTATCAAATTACCAGTCCGTGATTTCTGGAAAGAAGTTGCGATATGAGCACGACAAGCGCAACCGAAATTCGCCAGCCGATTGCCGGCGATATCCACATCGCGCGCTCGCTCGACGAGATGACGCGCGAAGGGACGCTGTACGAAAAATTGGCTGGCAATCGCGTGCGGTGCTTCGCGTGCGCGCATCGCTGCGCGATCAACGACGGCGCGCGCGGCGTTTGCCAGGTGCGCTACAATCGCGGCGGAAAATTATTCGTGCCGCATGGTTACGTCGGCGCACTCCATCCCGACCCGACCGAGAAAAAACCGTTCTTTCACATTTTGCCCGGCTCGATCACGTTGACGTTCGGGATGCTGGGATGCGACTTGCATTGTGGCTTCTGTCAAAACTGGGACATCTCCCAGGTCATGCGCGACGCCAATTCGGGCGGCAGTCCGATGATGGCGTCACCGGATCAACTCGTCACTCTCGCGCAACGCAGCGGCGCGCAGTTGATCGGCAGTTCGTACAACGAACCGCTCATCACCAGCGAATGGGCAGTCGAGATTTTCAAGCGCGCGCATGATGCCGGCATTCGCGGCGTGTTCGTCTCGAACGGCAACGCGACGCGCGAGGCGCTCGAGTACATTCGTCCGTACGTCGTCGGCTACAAGATTGATCTCAAATCTATGCGCGATCAGAACTATCGCAAACTAGGCGCGCCGTTGAACCACATCCTCGACGGGATCAAAATGGTCAAGGAAATGGGCTTCTGGCTTGAGATCGTTACGCTCGTCATTCCTGGGTTCAACGACTCGAACGAAGAATTGATGGACGCGGCGCAGTTCATTCGCGCGGTCTCACCGGATATTCCCTGGCACGTGACCGCGTTTCATCCCGATTACAAAATGACCGACGTGGGATACACTTCCGCGTCCACCCTGATCCGCGCGGCGGAGATCGGACAGGAAGCGGGGTTGAATTACGTGTACGCCGGCAATATCCCAGGACGCGTTCGCAATTACGAAAACACCTATTGCCCCAAATGCAACACATTGCTCGTCGA contains:
- the amrS gene encoding AmmeMemoRadiSam system radical SAM enzyme, encoding MAGDIHIARSLDEMTREGTLYEKLAGNRVRCFACAHRCAINDGARGVCQVRYNRGGKLFVPHGYVGALHPDPTEKKPFFHILPGSITLTFGMLGCDLHCGFCQNWDISQVMRDANSGGSPMMASPDQLVTLAQRSGAQLIGSSYNEPLITSEWAVEIFKRAHDAGIRGVFVSNGNATREALEYIRPYVVGYKIDLKSMRDQNYRKLGAPLNHILDGIKMVKEMGFWLEIVTLVIPGFNDSNEELMDAAQFIRAVSPDIPWHVTAFHPDYKMTDVGYTSASTLIRAAEIGQEAGLNYVYAGNIPGRVRNYENTYCPKCNTLLVERYGYRIPQNRITHEGKCPKCGETIPGIWS
- a CDS encoding PQQ-dependent sugar dehydrogenase — translated: MNKRIFLIVLLIPALSGILGLGLARPVFAAPPRVVTWPPITLDSFVGGLSQPVALTHANDNSGRIFVNERTGTIRIIQSSVLLTTPFLNIGPTGANRVGSTGSEQGLLGLAFPPGFASKNQFYVYYTNLTGSLVIARYNVSANPNLADVNSEQILLTIPHPTYQNHDGGQLQFGADGFLYIGTGDGGSGGDPNNNAQNPNSLLGKLLRINVEPPSQTSGSSINGSFVYFFPFIAKLFTAPLTYTIPTTNPFTQTVGYRGEIWAVGLRNPWRFSFDRQTNDLYIGDVGQNQWEEIDFQPASSAGGENYGWRILEGTHCYNPSSGCVAPSAYSAPVAEYSHSLGCSVTGGYVYRGSISAMQGIYFYGDYCSGRIWGLQKDGATWVTQQLKQQIINISTFGEDQAGNLYVGAYDGTIYQITSP